One window of the Pseudomonas sihuiensis genome contains the following:
- the prlC gene encoding oligopeptidase A, whose product MTANNPLLQDFDLPPYSQIKPEHVEPAVDQILADSRAAIAKLLEQQQANPSWDGLVLALDELGARLGRAWSPVSHLNAVCNSPELRAAYEACLPKLSEYWTEMGQNKPLFEAYDALAKSPAAANFDVAQKTILEHALRDFRLSGIDLPAEQQKRYGEIQMRLSELTSKFSNQLLDATQAWTKHVTDETLLSGLTDSAKAQMKQAAEAKGLDGWLITLEFPSYYAVMTYADDRALREEVYAAYCTRASDQGPNAGQNDNGPLMSEILDLRQELARLLGFANYSELSLASKMAENTDQVLSFLRDLAVRSKPFAEQDLAELKAFAAEQGLDDLQSWDVGYYSERLRQQRYSISQEEVRAWFPVDKVLTGLFAIVQKLYGIEIRELKGFDTWHPDVRLFEISENGQHVGRLFFDLYARANKRGGAWMDGARDKRRDAQGKLIAPVANLVCNFTPPVGGKPALLTHDEVTTLFHEFGHGLHHLLTRVEHAGASGINGVAWDAVELPSQFMENWCWEPEGLALISGHFETGEALPQAMLDKMLAAKNFQSGLMMVRQLEFSLFDFELHASHGDGRSVLDVIEAIRSEVSVLRPPAYNRFANGFAHIFAGGYAAGYYSYKWAEVLSADAFSKFEEEGVFNAETGRAFREAILARGGSQEPMVLFVDFRGREPSIDALLRHLGLSQEAA is encoded by the coding sequence GTGACCGCGAACAACCCCCTGCTGCAAGACTTCGACCTGCCGCCCTATTCGCAGATCAAACCGGAACACGTCGAGCCCGCCGTCGACCAGATCCTGGCAGACAGCCGCGCTGCCATCGCCAAACTGCTCGAACAACAGCAGGCCAATCCGAGCTGGGACGGCCTGGTGCTGGCTCTGGACGAGCTGGGCGCGCGCCTGGGCCGGGCCTGGAGCCCGGTGAGCCACCTCAACGCCGTATGCAACAGCCCAGAGCTGCGCGCGGCCTACGAGGCCTGCCTGCCCAAGCTGTCGGAATACTGGACGGAGATGGGCCAGAACAAGCCGCTGTTCGAGGCCTATGACGCACTGGCCAAGAGCCCGGCTGCGGCCAATTTCGACGTGGCGCAGAAGACCATTCTCGAACACGCCCTGCGTGACTTCCGTCTGTCCGGCATCGACCTGCCGGCCGAGCAGCAGAAGCGCTATGGCGAAATCCAGATGCGCCTGTCCGAGCTGACCAGCAAGTTCTCCAACCAGTTGCTCGACGCCACCCAGGCCTGGACCAAGCACGTCACCGACGAAACCCTGCTGAGCGGCCTGACCGACTCGGCCAAGGCGCAGATGAAACAGGCCGCAGAGGCCAAAGGCCTGGACGGCTGGCTGATCACCCTGGAATTCCCCAGCTACTACGCGGTGATGACCTACGCCGATGACCGCGCCCTGCGCGAAGAGGTCTATGCCGCCTACTGCACCCGCGCCTCCGACCAGGGGCCGAACGCCGGGCAGAACGACAACGGCCCGCTGATGAGCGAGATTCTCGACCTGCGCCAGGAACTGGCGCGCCTGCTCGGCTTCGCCAACTACAGCGAACTGAGCCTGGCCAGCAAGATGGCCGAGAACACCGACCAGGTGCTGAGCTTCCTACGCGACTTGGCCGTGCGCAGCAAGCCTTTCGCCGAGCAGGATCTCGCCGAGCTCAAGGCCTTCGCCGCCGAGCAGGGCCTGGATGACCTGCAGAGCTGGGACGTCGGCTACTACAGCGAGCGCCTGCGCCAGCAGCGCTACAGCATTTCCCAGGAAGAAGTGCGCGCCTGGTTCCCCGTGGACAAGGTGCTCACCGGCCTGTTTGCCATCGTGCAGAAGCTCTACGGCATCGAAATTCGCGAGCTGAAGGGCTTCGACACCTGGCACCCGGATGTGCGCCTGTTCGAGATCAGCGAGAACGGCCAACACGTCGGCCGCCTCTTCTTCGACCTCTACGCCCGCGCCAACAAGCGCGGCGGCGCCTGGATGGACGGCGCCCGCGACAAGCGCCGCGACGCTCAGGGCAAGCTGATCGCCCCGGTGGCCAACCTGGTGTGCAACTTCACCCCGCCGGTCGGCGGCAAACCGGCGCTGCTGACCCACGATGAGGTCACCACCCTGTTCCACGAATTCGGCCATGGCCTGCATCACCTGCTGACCCGCGTCGAGCACGCCGGTGCCTCGGGCATCAACGGCGTGGCCTGGGACGCGGTGGAGCTGCCGAGCCAGTTCATGGAGAACTGGTGCTGGGAGCCCGAAGGCCTGGCGCTGATCTCCGGCCATTTCGAGACCGGCGAGGCGCTGCCGCAGGCCATGCTGGACAAGATGCTGGCGGCGAAGAACTTCCAGTCCGGGCTGATGATGGTGCGCCAGCTGGAGTTCTCGCTGTTCGACTTCGAGCTGCACGCCAGCCACGGCGATGGCCGCAGCGTGCTGGACGTGATTGAGGCGATCCGCAGCGAAGTCTCGGTACTGCGCCCGCCGGCCTACAACCGTTTCGCCAACGGCTTTGCGCACATCTTCGCCGGTGGCTATGCGGCCGGTTACTACAGCTACAAGTGGGCCGAGGTGCTCAGTGCCGACGCCTTCTCCAAGTTCGAGGAAGAAGGCGTGTTCAACGCCGAGACCGGCCGCGCTTTCCGCGAAGCGATCCTCGCCCGCGGCGGCTCGCAGGAACCGATGGTGCTGTTCGTCGACTTCCGCGGTCGAGAGCCGAGCATCGATGCCCTGCTGCGCCACCTCGGCCTGAGCCAGGAGGCCGCATGA
- a CDS encoding YheV family putative zinc ribbon protein, translated as MSDAPVNSTPKRFIAGAVCPACSETDSIKMWNVDGVPHRECVKCGYADTLDARGNSVPKEIPTRVNVSGLKPKAADPNVQAVQFFPNPKLKKPSE; from the coding sequence ATGAGCGATGCGCCTGTGAACAGCACCCCGAAACGCTTTATCGCCGGCGCCGTGTGCCCGGCGTGCAGCGAGACCGACAGCATCAAGATGTGGAACGTCGACGGCGTGCCGCACCGCGAATGCGTCAAGTGCGGCTACGCCGACACCCTCGACGCACGCGGTAATTCGGTGCCCAAGGAGATCCCCACGCGGGTCAACGTCAGCGGCCTGAAGCCCAAGGCAGCCGACCCCAATGTGCAGGCCGTGCAGTTCTTCCCCAATCCCAAGCTGAAAAAACCGAGCGAGTAA
- a CDS encoding PA0069 family radical SAM protein, which translates to MSVSLPPRGRGTASNPHNRYAPTRSEQEDDGWYQDETPPSRATEVRKEQAKTAITRNNSPDVGFDRSVNPYRGCEHGCIYCFARPTHAYWDMSPGIDFETRLIAKTNLAERLEEQLQKPGYVPQPIALGINTDAYQPIEREQRLTRQALEILLRYKHPLHIITKGSLILRDLDLLSELARHNLVSVAFSLTTLDDELKRIMEPRTAAPAARLRAMRTLHETGVPVSAICAPMIPQINDMELEALLEAARDAGARSAGYVLLRLPLEIAGLFEEWLQVHFPDRAAHVMSLIRQSRGGKNYDSRFGSRMRGEGLFADLLEQRFRLARRRLGLDQRGSVVLDCSQFCPPGAQLSLL; encoded by the coding sequence ATGTCCGTCAGCCTGCCGCCACGTGGCCGTGGTACCGCCAGCAATCCGCACAACCGCTATGCACCGACCCGTTCGGAGCAGGAAGACGACGGCTGGTATCAGGACGAGACCCCGCCAAGTCGCGCCACCGAAGTGCGCAAGGAGCAGGCGAAGACGGCGATCACCCGCAACAACTCGCCGGATGTAGGCTTCGACCGCTCGGTGAACCCCTACCGTGGCTGTGAGCATGGCTGCATCTACTGTTTTGCCAGGCCGACTCACGCTTACTGGGACATGTCGCCGGGCATCGACTTCGAAACCCGCCTGATCGCCAAGACCAACCTGGCCGAACGCCTCGAAGAGCAACTGCAAAAACCCGGCTACGTGCCGCAACCCATCGCCCTGGGCATCAACACCGACGCCTACCAGCCCATCGAGCGCGAACAGCGCCTGACCCGCCAGGCCTTGGAAATCCTGCTGCGCTACAAGCACCCGTTGCACATCATCACCAAGGGCTCACTGATCCTGCGCGACCTCGACCTGCTCAGCGAGCTTGCCAGGCACAACCTGGTCAGCGTGGCCTTCAGCCTGACCACCCTGGATGACGAACTCAAACGCATCATGGAGCCGCGCACTGCCGCCCCAGCGGCGCGCCTGCGTGCCATGCGCACGCTGCATGAAACGGGTGTCCCGGTCAGCGCAATCTGCGCGCCGATGATTCCGCAGATCAACGACATGGAGCTGGAAGCACTCCTGGAAGCCGCCCGTGACGCCGGCGCTCGTTCGGCCGGTTACGTACTGCTGCGCCTGCCGCTGGAGATCGCCGGGTTGTTCGAGGAGTGGCTGCAGGTGCACTTTCCGGATCGCGCCGCCCACGTGATGAGCCTGATTCGCCAGAGCCGTGGCGGCAAGAACTACGACAGCCGCTTCGGCAGCCGCATGCGTGGCGAGGGCCTGTTCGCCGATCTGCTGGAGCAGCGTTTTCGCCTGGCGCGGCGCAGGCTCGGCCTGGATCAGCGAGGCAGCGTGGTGCTGGACTGTTCGCAGTTCTGCCCGCCGGGTGCGCAATTGAGCCTGCTCTGA
- a CDS encoding PA0061/PA0062 family lipoprotein, with protein MRALFLAPALMMLGACASPLPKPDPQQAWVELYSTADTLLMADRLDGKRWPDGRYFQVTPGQHELETRFQFEVRSGGSIGMQSEPLRMTCEIRLRYEDFAAGQRYRVEARQQLMKAQAWLYDEQRNVLARGEVLRCGTAI; from the coding sequence ATGCGCGCCCTGTTTCTCGCCCCCGCCCTGATGATGCTCGGGGCCTGTGCTTCACCCCTGCCCAAGCCCGACCCGCAGCAGGCCTGGGTCGAGTTGTATTCCACCGCCGATACTTTGCTGATGGCTGACCGCCTGGACGGCAAGCGCTGGCCGGATGGCCGCTACTTTCAGGTGACGCCCGGCCAGCATGAGCTGGAAACACGCTTCCAGTTCGAGGTGCGTAGCGGTGGGTCGATAGGGATGCAGAGCGAGCCATTGCGCATGACCTGCGAGATTCGCCTGCGCTACGAAGACTTTGCGGCTGGCCAGCGCTACCGCGTCGAGGCACGTCAACAGCTGATGAAAGCGCAGGCCTGGCTGTATGACGAGCAACGCAACGTGTTGGCGCGTGGCGAGGTGCTGCGTTGCGGGACGGCCATCTAG
- a CDS encoding HAD family hydrolase, translating into MHHSIIFFDLDGTLTDPREGITRSVQYALAKLGIDEPDLAALEHFIGPPLLQCFMSTYALDEATGWQAVNHYRERFRVTGLYENRVFDGVETLLEALVAQGRTLYIATSKPTVFAEEIARHFGFDRYFKRIYGSELDGTRTNKVELLAHLLDSERLAPGSALMIGDRKHDLIGARSNGLQAVAVGYGFGSREELLGETPDFHFETLEQMHRAFGC; encoded by the coding sequence ATGCATCACTCCATCATCTTCTTCGACCTCGACGGCACTCTGACCGACCCGCGCGAGGGCATCACCCGCTCGGTGCAGTACGCCCTGGCCAAGCTGGGTATCGATGAGCCGGACCTGGCCGCGCTGGAGCACTTCATTGGCCCGCCGCTGTTGCAGTGTTTCATGAGTACCTATGCGCTGGACGAGGCCACTGGATGGCAAGCGGTCAATCATTATCGTGAGCGCTTTCGGGTTACCGGGCTGTACGAAAATCGTGTGTTCGATGGGGTGGAGACGCTGCTCGAGGCGCTGGTGGCGCAGGGCCGCACGCTCTATATCGCGACCAGTAAACCGACAGTGTTCGCCGAGGAAATTGCCCGGCACTTCGGCTTCGACCGCTACTTCAAGCGCATCTACGGCAGCGAGCTGGATGGCACCCGCACCAACAAGGTGGAGCTGTTGGCGCATCTGCTGGACTCGGAGCGACTGGCGCCCGGTTCGGCGCTGATGATCGGCGACCGCAAGCATGACCTGATCGGCGCCCGCAGCAATGGTTTGCAAGCGGTGGCGGTCGGTTACGGCTTCGGTAGTCGTGAGGAGTTGCTCGGCGAGACGCCGGACTTTCATTTCGAGACGCTGGAGCAGATGCACCGGGCGTTTGGCTGCTGA
- a CDS encoding AraC family transcriptional regulator, translating into MTRTSRVADPSYELMDDHEGHSLIYRQHGFPSPLVRWHFHKEYELHLIVASSGKVFIGDYIGNFSPYTLFLTGPGLPHNWISQVEEGEVVETRDMLVNFTDEVLESGTAVFAELKTLQPLLARAQFGIEFRDPLLIREAGVLMGKIANSRGITRLGHFFILMELLAGSEDYQLLSAVTSSELGDEQHVERINRAVDYIFQHYAQGISQEEVAEHLGMTTTYFSRFFKQATGRGFVEFVNRLRVSKSCELLSKSDKPVTDVCFESGFSNISNFNRRFQQLKGMTPSGYRKLAVQRLTEQNLY; encoded by the coding sequence ATGACCCGCACATCCCGCGTAGCCGACCCGTCCTACGAACTGATGGACGACCATGAAGGCCATTCGCTGATCTACCGCCAGCACGGCTTTCCCTCGCCGCTGGTGCGCTGGCACTTTCACAAGGAATACGAGCTGCACCTGATCGTCGCCAGCTCCGGCAAGGTGTTCATCGGCGACTACATCGGCAATTTCTCCCCCTATACCCTGTTCCTCACCGGCCCTGGCCTGCCGCACAACTGGATCAGCCAGGTCGAGGAAGGCGAGGTGGTGGAAACCCGCGACATGCTGGTCAACTTCACCGATGAAGTGCTGGAGAGCGGTACGGCGGTGTTCGCCGAGTTGAAGACCCTGCAACCCTTGCTGGCCCGTGCGCAGTTCGGCATCGAGTTCCGCGACCCGCTGCTGATTCGCGAAGCCGGCGTACTGATGGGCAAGATCGCCAACAGCCGCGGCATCACCCGCCTGGGCCATTTCTTCATCCTCATGGAGCTGCTCGCCGGCAGCGAGGATTACCAGTTGCTCTCGGCCGTGACCTCTTCGGAGCTGGGCGACGAGCAGCATGTCGAGCGCATCAACCGGGCGGTGGACTACATCTTCCAGCACTACGCGCAGGGCATCAGCCAGGAGGAAGTCGCCGAGCACCTGGGCATGACCACCACCTACTTTTCGCGCTTCTTCAAGCAGGCCACCGGGCGTGGTTTCGTCGAATTCGTCAATCGCCTGCGGGTGAGCAAATCCTGCGAGCTGCTGAGCAAAAGCGACAAGCCGGTGACCGACGTGTGCTTCGAGTCCGGCTTCAGCAATATTTCCAACTTCAACCGCCGTTTCCAGCAGCTCAAGGGCATGACCCCCTCCGGTTATCGCAAGCTGGCGGTGCAGCGCCTGACCGAGCAAAACCTGTACTGA
- a CDS encoding AraC family transcriptional regulator has protein sequence MSPNRHPATLHRSLPELPSLPRPLYGRTESLTNRALTFRHTHPWVQLSYAIAGVLEVQTAGARFVAPPQRAVWVPAGVEHQVFSSPRTEMRSLYIDGSAVPWGPAECRVLAVSPLLRELIRGFSALPAEYDEQGAPGRLAAVLLDELRAAPEVALMLPLPQDARLREVCQGLEDAMLRQLGLGEWGERLGVSEKTLSRLFLRETGLSFRVWRQRQRLLDALSPLEQGERVTDVALACGYDSLSAFIAAFRRQFGATPGEFFRE, from the coding sequence GTGTCGCCAAACAGACATCCCGCCACCCTGCATCGCAGCCTGCCCGAGCTGCCCAGCCTGCCTCGGCCGCTGTATGGCCGCACCGAATCGCTGACCAATCGCGCCCTGACCTTCCGCCATACCCACCCCTGGGTGCAGCTGTCTTACGCCATCGCCGGGGTGCTCGAGGTGCAGACCGCTGGGGCTCGCTTCGTCGCCCCTCCGCAGCGCGCGGTGTGGGTGCCGGCGGGGGTCGAACATCAGGTCTTCAGCTCGCCACGCACCGAGATGCGCAGCCTGTACATCGACGGCAGCGCGGTGCCCTGGGGGCCGGCCGAGTGCCGAGTGTTGGCGGTCAGCCCGCTGCTGCGCGAGCTGATTCGCGGTTTCAGTGCGTTGCCGGCCGAATACGACGAGCAGGGCGCGCCGGGTAGATTGGCGGCAGTGTTGCTGGACGAACTGCGCGCTGCGCCAGAGGTGGCGTTGATGCTGCCGCTGCCACAAGACGCGCGGCTGCGCGAGGTCTGTCAGGGGTTGGAGGATGCGATGCTGCGCCAGCTCGGTCTGGGCGAATGGGGCGAGCGCCTGGGGGTTTCGGAAAAGACCCTGAGCCGGCTGTTCCTGCGTGAGACGGGTCTGAGTTTTCGCGTCTGGCGCCAGCGACAGCGCCTGCTCGATGCGCTGAGCCCGTTGGAGCAGGGCGAGCGCGTCACCGATGTGGCGCTGGCCTGCGGCTATGACTCGCTATCGGCCTTTATCGCCGCCTTTCGCCGCCAGTTCGGCGCAACGCCGGGGGAGTTTTTCCGCGAGTAG
- a CDS encoding gamma carbonic anhydrase family protein, whose translation MAIRKYQQHVPQLGERAFVDASAVVIGDVELGEDSSVWPLTVIRGDMHRIRIGARTSVQDGSVLHITHAGPFNPDGYPLIIGDEVTVGHKVTLHGCTLGNRILVGMGSIVMDGAVVEDEVIIGAGSLVPPGKRLESGYLYVGSPVKQARPLTDKERNFFSYTAGNYVKLKELHLAEGYDQ comes from the coding sequence GTGGCGATTCGCAAATACCAGCAGCACGTTCCACAACTGGGCGAACGTGCCTTCGTCGACGCTTCTGCCGTGGTCATCGGCGACGTCGAACTGGGCGAGGACAGCTCAGTCTGGCCGCTGACCGTGATCCGCGGCGACATGCACCGCATCCGTATCGGCGCGCGCACCAGCGTGCAGGACGGCAGCGTGCTGCACATCACCCACGCCGGGCCGTTCAACCCTGATGGCTACCCGCTGATCATCGGTGACGAGGTGACCGTCGGGCACAAGGTCACCCTGCACGGCTGCACCCTGGGCAACCGGATTCTGGTCGGCATGGGCAGCATCGTCATGGACGGTGCGGTGGTCGAGGATGAGGTGATCATCGGCGCCGGCTCGCTGGTGCCGCCTGGCAAGCGTTTGGAAAGCGGCTATCTGTATGTCGGCAGCCCGGTGAAACAGGCGCGCCCGCTGACCGACAAGGAGCGCAACTTCTTCAGCTACACGGCGGGCAACTACGTGAAGCTCAAGGAGCTGCACCTGGCCGAAGGCTACGACCAGTGA
- a CDS encoding aminopeptidase, translated as MPNASSKDLLRRCAVPLLALLLGGCSTLDYYAHLGQGQWQLLQARQPIERLLHDSATDPDLARRLTLSQQARDFASASLQLPENRSYRLYADLERPFVVWNVFATPEFSLDPELHCFPIAGCVAYRGYYQQGRARGAAALLRQQGLDTYIGGVEAYSTLGWFDDPLLNTMLRWSDERFIAVIFHELAHQQYYLPGDTAFNESFATFVEREGLRQWHAARGETPPASDDRQRQQFIELVLASRERLRQLYASNLSEEAMRAAKQTEFERLRRDYRALRQRDWGGLGRYDAWIESPLNNAKLLPFGLYDQWVPAFAALFTREGRDWRAFYAAVAALGRLPEADRRAALESLMQND; from the coding sequence ATGCCCAACGCCTCTTCTAAAGACCTGCTGCGCCGCTGCGCGGTTCCCCTGCTCGCCCTGCTGCTGGGCGGCTGTTCGACCCTCGACTATTACGCCCATCTCGGTCAGGGCCAATGGCAACTGTTGCAGGCACGCCAGCCGATCGAGCGTCTGCTGCATGACTCGGCCACCGACCCCGATCTGGCCAGGCGCCTGACGCTGAGCCAGCAGGCGCGGGACTTCGCCAGCGCCAGTCTGCAGTTGCCAGAGAACCGCAGCTATCGCCTCTACGCCGACCTGGAGCGCCCCTTCGTGGTGTGGAATGTCTTCGCCACGCCGGAGTTCTCGCTAGACCCCGAGCTGCACTGTTTCCCCATCGCCGGTTGCGTCGCCTACCGCGGCTACTATCAACAGGGCCGAGCCCGCGGTGCTGCCGCGCTGCTGCGCCAGCAGGGGCTGGATACCTACATCGGCGGTGTCGAGGCCTACTCCACCCTGGGCTGGTTCGATGACCCGCTGCTCAACACCATGCTGCGCTGGAGCGACGAGCGTTTCATCGCGGTGATCTTCCACGAGCTGGCGCACCAGCAGTACTACCTGCCGGGCGATACGGCCTTCAACGAGTCCTTCGCCACCTTCGTCGAACGCGAGGGGCTGCGTCAGTGGCACGCGGCCCGTGGTGAAACGCCGCCGGCCAGCGACGACCGCCAGCGCCAGCAGTTCATCGAACTGGTGCTGGCCAGCCGCGAGCGTTTGCGTCAGCTCTATGCCAGCAATCTGTCAGAAGAAGCCATGCGCGCCGCCAAGCAAACCGAGTTCGAGCGCCTGCGCCGCGACTACCGCGCCTTGCGCCAGCGCGACTGGGGTGGCCTGGGGCGTTATGACGCCTGGATCGAAAGCCCGCTGAACAACGCCAAGCTGCTGCCCTTCGGCCTCTACGACCAATGGGTGCCGGCTTTCGCGGCACTGTTCACGCGTGAGGGCCGGGATTGGCGCGCGTTCTACGCCGCCGTGGCCGCGCTCGGTCGGCTGCCGGAAGCGGATCGTCGGGCCGCGTTGGAAAGCCTGATGCAAAACGACTAG
- a CDS encoding bile acid:sodium symporter family protein, translating into MFLRRLLPDNFTLTLLAVVLAATLLPASGQVATIFEWITNLAIALLFFMHGAKLSRQAILAGAGHWRLHLLVFACTFILFPLLGLALRPALEPLLGKELYLGMLYLCALPATVQSAIAFTSLARGNIPAAICSAAASSLLGIFVTPLLVALLMGVQGDNGSTLDAIGKISLQLLLPFVLGQIAQRWIGGWVNQNKSWLKYVDQSSILLVVYTAFSAAVIGGLWQQVPLTTLLLVIAACCVLLALALVLTHLLGKWLGFSLEDRITILFCGSKKSLATGVPMAQVLFAGGAIGVLILPLMLFHQIQLMVCAVLAQRYAKREEAPQIAAV; encoded by the coding sequence ATGTTCCTGCGCCGCCTGCTGCCCGACAATTTCACCCTGACTCTGCTCGCCGTTGTGCTCGCCGCCACACTGCTACCCGCCAGCGGCCAGGTCGCCACGATCTTCGAATGGATCACCAACCTGGCCATCGCCCTGCTGTTCTTCATGCACGGCGCCAAACTGTCGCGTCAGGCGATTCTCGCTGGTGCCGGGCACTGGCGTCTGCACCTGCTGGTATTCGCCTGCACCTTCATCCTCTTTCCGCTGCTCGGCCTGGCGCTCAGGCCGGCACTGGAGCCGCTGCTGGGTAAGGAGTTGTACCTGGGCATGCTCTACCTGTGTGCGCTGCCGGCCACCGTGCAATCGGCCATCGCCTTCACCTCGCTGGCGCGCGGCAACATCCCGGCGGCGATCTGCAGCGCGGCGGCCTCCAGCCTGCTCGGTATCTTCGTCACCCCGCTGCTGGTGGCCTTGCTGATGGGCGTGCAGGGCGACAACGGCTCGACCCTCGATGCCATCGGCAAGATCAGCCTGCAGTTGCTGCTGCCATTCGTTCTCGGCCAGATCGCCCAGCGCTGGATCGGCGGCTGGGTCAACCAGAACAAGAGCTGGCTGAAATACGTCGACCAGAGCTCGATCCTGCTGGTGGTCTACACCGCCTTCAGCGCCGCGGTGATTGGCGGCCTGTGGCAGCAGGTACCGCTGACCACCCTGCTGCTGGTGATTGCCGCCTGCTGCGTGTTGTTGGCACTGGCCCTGGTGCTGACCCACCTGCTGGGCAAATGGCTGGGTTTCAGCCTGGAAGACCGCATCACCATCCTATTCTGTGGCTCGAAGAAGAGCCTGGCCACCGGCGTACCCATGGCCCAGGTGCTGTTCGCCGGCGGCGCCATCGGCGTACTGATCCTGCCGCTGATGCTGTTCCACCAGATCCAGCTGATGGTCTGCGCGGTGCTGGCGCAGCGTTATGCCAAGCGTGAGGAAGCGCCGCAGATCGCGGCCGTTTGA
- a CDS encoding OsmC family protein yields the protein MKKTASAHWQGGIKDGKGTISTESGVLKDSPYGFNTRFEDKPGTNPEELIGAAHAGCFSMALSKELGDAGMTAESIDTKAQVTLEKVEGGFEISAVHLTLRAKIPGAERAAFEKAVEAAKTGCPVSKVLNATITLEGILEA from the coding sequence ATGAAGAAGACAGCTTCGGCCCACTGGCAAGGTGGTATCAAGGACGGCAAAGGCACCATCTCTACCGAAAGTGGCGTCCTCAAGGACTCGCCCTACGGTTTCAACACCCGCTTCGAGGACAAGCCCGGCACCAACCCCGAAGAGCTGATCGGCGCCGCTCATGCGGGCTGCTTCTCCATGGCGCTGTCCAAGGAGTTGGGCGACGCCGGCATGACCGCCGAGAGCATTGACACCAAGGCGCAAGTGACCCTGGAAAAGGTCGAGGGCGGCTTCGAAATCAGCGCCGTGCATCTGACGCTGCGCGCGAAGATCCCAGGCGCCGAACGCGCCGCCTTCGAGAAAGCCGTGGAAGCTGCCAAGACCGGCTGCCCGGTATCCAAGGTACTGAACGCCACGATCACCCTGGAAGGCATACTCGAAGCCTGA
- a CDS encoding GNAT family N-acetyltransferase, translated as MSDELIIRPIEAADFDQVWPIIRDVVQAQETYAFDPNMDRETAWKTWVELPRATFVAEQGGQILGTYYVKANGAGPGDHVCNCGYMTAPAARGRGVAGQLCAHSLEVARELGFSAMQFNSVVATNTVAVALWQKHGFAIVGTLPKAYRHAQHGLVDCHVMFRALGE; from the coding sequence GTGAGCGACGAACTGATCATTCGGCCCATCGAGGCGGCCGATTTCGACCAGGTCTGGCCGATCATTCGTGACGTGGTGCAGGCGCAGGAAACCTACGCCTTCGACCCGAACATGGATCGTGAAACGGCCTGGAAAACCTGGGTCGAACTGCCGCGCGCGACCTTCGTTGCCGAGCAGGGCGGGCAGATTCTCGGCACCTACTACGTCAAGGCCAACGGCGCTGGCCCTGGCGATCACGTGTGCAACTGCGGTTACATGACCGCTCCTGCTGCACGCGGCCGCGGCGTCGCCGGCCAGCTCTGCGCTCACTCGCTGGAGGTGGCACGCGAATTGGGTTTCAGCGCCATGCAATTCAACAGTGTGGTGGCGACCAATACGGTGGCCGTGGCGCTATGGCAGAAACACGGTTTCGCGATTGTCGGCACCTTGCCCAAGGCCTACCGCCACGCCCAGCATGGGTTGGTGGATTGCCATGTGATGTTTCGCGCGCTGGGTGAGTGA
- a CDS encoding DUF1161 domain-containing protein → MQRLIPALALMLLAGGALAAPKPCEELKQEIEVKIQANNVPSYTLEIVPNDEVQDQSMVVGSCDGGTKKIVYQRNG, encoded by the coding sequence ATGCAACGACTGATTCCCGCCCTGGCCCTGATGCTCCTTGCTGGCGGCGCGCTGGCCGCGCCCAAGCCCTGCGAAGAACTCAAGCAGGAAATCGAAGTGAAGATTCAGGCCAACAACGTGCCCAGCTACACCCTGGAAATCGTGCCCAACGACGAAGTTCAGGATCAGAGCATGGTCGTCGGCAGTTGCGACGGCGGCACCAAGAAGATCGTCTATCAGCGCAACGGCTGA